A region from the Lolium perenne isolate Kyuss_39 chromosome 4, Kyuss_2.0, whole genome shotgun sequence genome encodes:
- the LOC127293686 gene encoding uncharacterized protein, with product MTSFNYTTAEDFKDIRFGACLLDIVEELKLPVPLIKGSLLKRFNKEGCWGVKAVQHGRDTEPKTDDIEINLVSDSMEKGLSIVMQELIGRLCGRHSTELKGHYSFTFGRRDEKGVPIELSEAGRKVVKRQRLHFQDLENHINTLEEESCFELLRNDELCGQLKEKDKKIQELEEVIKAQEEEFQAQDKKFQNQEKRVQKKNEMLRKQKQEIDSNEVEFEADHNLIEKLRAEKRDLQEKNEELAKELKEYKAGFLEAGLTFEIVEEEVDVDEEAK from the coding sequence ATGACGAGCTTCAACTACACCACCGCTGAGGACTTCAAGGATATTCGCTTTGGAGCTTGCCTTCTTGACATCGTTGAAGAGCTGAAGCTACCTGTACCTTTGATCAAGGGAAGTCTTTTGAAGAGATTCAACAAGGAAGGTTGTTGGGGAGTCAAGGCGGTTCAACATGGACGTGACACTGAGCCGAAGACCGATGACATTGAGATCAACCTCGTTAGCGACTCCATGGAGAAGGGCCTTAGCATTGTCATGCAGGAACTTATAGGGCGCTTATGCGGACGTCATTCGACGGAACTGAAGGGCCACTACTCCTTTACCTTTGGAAGGCGCGACGAGAAAGGCGTTCCCATCGAGTTAAGCGAAGCGGGTAGAAAGGTTGTCAAGCGTCAACGACTTCATTTCCAGGACTTAGAGAATCACATCAATACTCTCGAGGAGGAAAGTTGTTTTGAGCTACTAAGGAATGATGAACTATGCGGTCAACTCAAGGAGAAAGACAAGAAGATACAAGAGCTAGAAGAGGTGATCAAGGCCCAAGAAGAGGAATTCCAAGCGCAGGACAAGAAGTTCCAGAACCAAGAGAAGAGAGTCCAAAAGAAGAATGAGATGCTTAGAAAACAAAAGCAAGAGATTGATAGTAACGAAGTAGAGTTCGAGGCCGATCACAATTTGATTGAGAAGTTGCGTGCTGAGAAGAGGGACTTGCAGGAGAAGAATGAAGAGTTGGCTAAGGAGCTCAAGGAGTACAAGGCAGGATTCTTAGAGGCGGGACTTACATTTGAGATAGTGGAAGAGGAAGTAGACGTAGACGAGGAAGCTAAATAG